From Streptomyces sp. NBC_01460, a single genomic window includes:
- a CDS encoding acyl-CoA dehydrogenase family protein, whose translation MTVTLTDTAPPSTTDLLTGVLLGPEFRREHGFWQRLISTEPFRRPAGGTPEERLELAYDRLRILNLSLDSGARLASDPRALAALHAWLGPVDPALTTVAGIHYNLFLGSLLDHDRVGRRDLSDYLTMRRIGTFLCTEVAHGNNAAAMETTATYDRERDGFVLHTPNAGAQKFMPNTSPAGGAKSGLVAARLVADGLDHGVRLFLVPLTDDTQALPGIRVRRLPARMGSPVDHCLTSFDRLFLTRDALLGSGEESGDQGEFRTGPGDRRRRFLTSIGRVTPGRVSMSACAAGSARAALAVAVRYGGHRLISGTRGAPPVPVDAHRTHHGPLASAMATVFAMTLLYRRTQERWEARTDEDGRTEAARLVDVAKAWITWRAREVIVESRERCGAQALLENNGMTELVTGVEGAITAEGDNIALYTKAAADMLFAAEPRGDGGGPDRLGHPGDLSDPRFLRRLLASVQEIWFARARERAMRAPEAADALGRWNAASGPALRGVEAFAYRQAAEAYAEARAALPEGAARDRLGELERLFATEWVARNSGDLLAAGLLSGDQVDELAETGEELIAAVAAHARELADSFALPEALLADWPIAGPGYADAYDDPQGPWTAPPADAR comes from the coding sequence ATGACCGTGACCCTTACCGACACCGCCCCACCCTCGACGACGGACCTGCTGACCGGCGTCCTCCTCGGTCCGGAGTTCCGCCGCGAACACGGGTTCTGGCAGCGGCTGATCAGCACAGAACCGTTCCGCCGCCCCGCCGGTGGAACGCCCGAAGAACGACTGGAGCTCGCCTACGACCGGTTGCGGATCCTCAACCTCTCCCTCGACAGCGGCGCCCGCCTCGCCTCCGACCCCCGCGCCCTGGCCGCCCTGCACGCCTGGCTCGGCCCGGTGGACCCCGCCCTGACGACCGTGGCGGGCATCCACTACAACCTCTTCCTCGGCAGCCTCCTCGACCACGACCGCGTCGGGCGCCGCGACCTGTCCGACTACCTGACGATGCGGCGCATCGGCACCTTCCTCTGTACGGAGGTGGCGCACGGCAACAACGCGGCGGCCATGGAGACCACCGCGACGTACGACCGCGAACGGGACGGCTTCGTCCTGCACACCCCGAACGCGGGCGCGCAGAAGTTCATGCCGAACACCAGCCCGGCGGGCGGGGCCAAGTCCGGACTGGTCGCCGCACGCCTGGTCGCCGACGGCCTCGACCACGGGGTGCGCCTCTTCCTGGTGCCGCTCACCGACGACACGCAGGCGCTCCCCGGCATCCGGGTGCGACGGCTCCCCGCCCGGATGGGCAGTCCGGTGGACCACTGCCTGACCTCGTTCGACCGGCTGTTCCTGACGCGGGACGCCCTTCTGGGATCCGGCGAGGAGAGCGGCGACCAGGGGGAGTTCCGCACCGGGCCCGGGGACCGGAGGCGGCGGTTCCTCACCTCGATCGGGCGGGTCACCCCCGGCCGGGTCTCCATGAGCGCCTGCGCCGCCGGATCGGCCCGCGCGGCCCTCGCCGTCGCCGTGCGCTACGGCGGTCACCGGCTGATCAGCGGCACCCGGGGGGCTCCGCCCGTACCGGTCGACGCCCACCGGACCCACCACGGACCCCTCGCCTCCGCGATGGCCACGGTCTTCGCCATGACGCTGCTGTACCGCCGGACGCAGGAGCGGTGGGAGGCCCGCACGGACGAGGACGGCCGGACGGAGGCCGCCCGGCTCGTCGACGTGGCGAAGGCGTGGATCACCTGGCGGGCCCGCGAGGTCATCGTCGAGAGCCGTGAACGCTGCGGCGCGCAGGCGCTGCTGGAGAACAACGGCATGACCGAGCTCGTCACGGGCGTGGAGGGCGCCATCACCGCGGAGGGCGACAACATCGCCCTGTACACGAAGGCCGCGGCAGACATGCTGTTCGCCGCGGAACCCCGCGGTGACGGCGGCGGTCCGGACCGGCTCGGGCACCCCGGGGACCTGTCCGACCCGCGCTTCCTGCGCCGGCTCCTCGCCTCCGTCCAGGAGATCTGGTTCGCCCGGGCCCGGGAGCGCGCGATGCGCGCGCCCGAGGCCGCCGACGCGCTCGGACGCTGGAACGCGGCCTCGGGCCCCGCCCTGCGCGGGGTGGAGGCCTTCGCGTACCGGCAGGCCGCCGAGGCCTACGCCGAGGCCCGTGCCGCGCTCCCCGAGGGAGCCGCCAGGGACCGGCTGGGCGAGCTGGAGCGGCTGTTCGCCACCGAGTGGGTGGCCCGCAACAGCGGCGACCTGCTGGCCGCGGGGCTCCTGAGCGGCGATCAGGTCGACGAGCTGGCGGAGACCGGGGAGGAGCTGATCGCGGCCGTCGCCGCGCACGCCCGCGAACTCGCCGACTCCTTCGCCCTTCCCGAGGCGCTGCTCGCCGACTGGCCGATCGCCGGACCCGGGTACGCGGACGCGTACGACGATCCCCAGGGCCCCTGGACCGCCCCCCCGGCGGACGCCCGATGA
- a CDS encoding carbohydrate kinase family protein, whose protein sequence is MPDSPALLVIGECVADVVRLPGAPDRIHPGGSPANVAYGLARLGRDTTLITQLGPDLHGRLIGDHLGSAGVRVLTDGSGAPTPAATVDLDDAGSATYTFEITWTLGPVEVPVERLRHVHTGSVATALAPGADTVLDLVRPLRTDATVSYDPNVRPALMGDHGRAVRRAESCVALSDVVKASDEDLRWLYPDEEPGEAAGRWLRSGPAIVLLTRGSRGAQAFLPGGTVSIGAPPVTVADTVGAGDAFMSGTLHALASRGLLGAGGRAGLRSLDPAVAAEVLRHAVASAAVTVARAGALPPDGEELAAALTSTPVPER, encoded by the coding sequence ATGCCCGACAGCCCCGCCCTGCTGGTCATCGGCGAATGCGTCGCCGACGTCGTCCGGCTGCCGGGCGCTCCCGACCGGATCCATCCCGGCGGCAGCCCGGCGAACGTCGCCTACGGCCTGGCCCGGCTCGGCCGGGACACCACGCTGATCACCCAGCTCGGCCCGGACCTCCATGGACGGCTGATCGGGGACCACCTGGGCTCGGCGGGGGTGCGGGTCCTGACGGACGGGAGCGGGGCGCCCACCCCGGCGGCCACCGTCGATCTCGACGACGCCGGCAGCGCCACGTACACCTTCGAGATCACCTGGACGCTGGGCCCGGTGGAGGTGCCGGTGGAGCGGCTTCGGCACGTGCACACCGGGTCCGTCGCCACCGCCCTGGCACCCGGCGCGGACACCGTCCTCGACCTCGTCCGCCCGCTGCGGACGGATGCCACGGTCAGCTACGACCCCAACGTGCGGCCCGCGCTGATGGGGGACCACGGCCGCGCCGTGCGCCGGGCGGAGAGCTGCGTCGCGCTCAGTGACGTCGTCAAGGCCAGCGACGAGGACCTGCGGTGGCTGTACCCGGACGAGGAGCCGGGGGAGGCCGCCGGGCGGTGGCTGCGCTCCGGGCCCGCGATCGTGCTGCTCACCCGGGGGTCCCGAGGCGCGCAGGCCTTCCTGCCGGGCGGGACGGTGAGCATCGGCGCGCCACCCGTCACGGTCGCGGACACGGTGGGGGCGGGCGACGCCTTCATGTCCGGCACGCTGCACGCCCTGGCCTCGCGCGGACTGCTCGGCGCGGGGGGCCGGGCGGGGCTGCGCTCCCTGGACCCCGCCGTCGCGGCCGAGGTGCTGCGCCACGCCGTGGCGTCGGCTGCCGTGACCGTCGCACGGGCAGGCGCGCTGCCTCCCGACGGGGAGGAGCTGGCAGCGGCCCTGACCAGCACCCCGGTCCCGGAGCGGTAG
- a CDS encoding type B 50S ribosomal protein L31, with translation MQEDKHPPYRPVVFRDRSAGYAFLTRSTASSEQTIDWDDGNSYPVIDVEISAESHPFFTGRARVVDTEGQVAKFEKRYGEEA, from the coding sequence ATGCAAGAGGACAAGCACCCGCCGTACCGTCCCGTGGTCTTCCGCGACCGCTCCGCCGGGTACGCCTTCCTGACCAGGTCCACGGCGTCGAGCGAGCAGACCATCGACTGGGACGACGGCAACAGCTACCCGGTCATCGACGTGGAGATCTCAGCCGAGAGCCACCCGTTCTTCACCGGCAGGGCCAGAGTGGTCGACACCGAGGGCCAAGTGGCCAAGTTCGAGAAGCGCTACGGCGAGGAAGCCTGA
- a CDS encoding MFS transporter codes for MSRQRGGGPATGLGERAARRTFVTVSFLFWLPAGLGLAPMVLLLTERGLTLAAVAAAYAAHSLTVAVLELPTGGLSDVIGRRTVLAGAGTLNACALALVGLGTTPWVIVLGMALMGAGRALSSGPAEAWYVDTVHAHAGPDAELRTGLAHGSAASSGAIALGVLTGGALPWLLGLGPDPGAWLRASTSGLVLPLSVPLLLGVAVEIVYVLHVLTALTEPPRPAATLRGVLRGVPGAIGAGLRLGARDTVVRRILMSTGAAGTALAALELLTPGRAAALTGSPESGAVLFAGLAAAGFVCSALGSRLAPLVARLAGDGERAVLAGLGVSTAGLLTLGATVNADGGLAAALAAAGYGLVYLGLGAAGPSQNDLLHRRVDTGGRATALSVQSLAQQLVGAVAGLVIGVLPAGPLPWLLGAVVLLAGTLLWTRRAPAVPVPAPE; via the coding sequence GTGAGCCGGCAGCGGGGCGGCGGGCCGGCCACCGGGCTCGGGGAGCGCGCCGCGCGCCGCACCTTCGTCACGGTGTCGTTCCTCTTCTGGCTGCCCGCGGGGCTCGGGCTGGCCCCCATGGTCCTGCTCCTCACCGAGCGCGGCCTGACGCTCGCCGCCGTCGCCGCGGCCTACGCCGCCCACTCCCTGACCGTGGCCGTCCTCGAACTCCCCACCGGCGGTCTCTCCGACGTCATCGGCCGCCGCACCGTCCTGGCCGGTGCCGGGACCCTGAACGCCTGCGCCCTCGCCCTCGTAGGCCTCGGGACGACCCCGTGGGTGATCGTCCTCGGCATGGCCCTGATGGGGGCGGGCCGGGCCCTGTCCAGCGGCCCCGCCGAAGCCTGGTACGTCGACACCGTGCACGCCCATGCGGGCCCCGACGCCGAGCTCCGTACGGGGCTGGCGCATGGCAGCGCCGCGTCCTCCGGAGCGATCGCGCTCGGTGTGCTGACCGGCGGCGCGCTGCCCTGGCTGCTCGGCCTCGGCCCGGATCCGGGAGCCTGGCTGCGCGCATCGACCTCGGGGCTCGTCCTGCCGCTCTCCGTCCCCCTCCTGCTGGGCGTGGCCGTCGAGATCGTCTACGTACTCCACGTCCTGACCGCGCTGACCGAGCCGCCCCGCCCCGCCGCCACCCTGCGCGGAGTCCTGCGGGGCGTTCCCGGCGCCATCGGTGCGGGGCTCCGGCTCGGTGCCCGCGACACCGTGGTCCGCCGCATCCTGATGTCCACCGGAGCCGCCGGTACCGCCCTCGCGGCCCTCGAACTGCTCACCCCGGGCCGCGCCGCCGCGCTGACCGGGTCCCCGGAGTCCGGCGCGGTGCTCTTCGCGGGACTCGCGGCGGCCGGGTTCGTCTGCTCCGCGCTCGGCAGCCGGCTGGCGCCGCTGGTCGCCCGGCTCGCGGGCGACGGCGAACGCGCGGTCCTGGCCGGCCTGGGCGTCAGCACGGCCGGCCTGCTGACGCTGGGCGCCACCGTGAACGCCGACGGCGGGCTCGCGGCGGCGCTCGCCGCCGCCGGTTACGGGCTGGTGTACCTGGGCCTCGGCGCCGCGGGGCCCAGCCAGAACGACCTCCTGCACCGCCGGGTCGACACCGGGGGCAGGGCGACCGCCCTCTCCGTGCAGTCGCTGGCCCAGCAGCTCGTCGGGGCGGTGGCGGGCCTCGTCATCGGCGTCCTGCCCGCGGGGCCGCTGCCCTGGCTGCTCGGCGCCGTCGTGCTCCTGGCGGGAACCCTCCTCTGGACCCGGCGCGCCCCCGCCGTGCCCGTCCCCGCGCCCGAGTGA
- a CDS encoding helix-turn-helix domain-containing protein, with protein MDSDASHRVLDPERDSAALKALTHPLRLRLLGLLRQHGPATASELAVRTGESSASTSYHLRVLARYAFVAEAEHRDGRERRWKAVHSVTSASNAAMLATPAGRAMTVLGRRRQIEHLQETVDRHEADIDAGRLGEQWYEPSGIDDLMPRLTPESLQELRDTIGAKLTELTARDEHDPRAEQVVLLTAGLPLASDDRGAPGTDETPDGQGASGGDGAPDGQGASGGEGESAGGETLGTGDAP; from the coding sequence ATGGACAGCGACGCGTCACACCGCGTACTCGATCCCGAGCGCGACTCGGCGGCGCTGAAGGCGCTCACCCACCCACTGCGGCTGCGGCTGCTCGGCCTGCTGCGGCAGCACGGTCCGGCCACCGCGAGCGAGCTCGCCGTCAGGACGGGGGAGTCGTCGGCCTCGACCAGCTACCACCTGAGAGTGCTGGCCAGGTACGCCTTCGTCGCGGAGGCGGAGCACCGGGACGGACGTGAGCGCCGGTGGAAGGCGGTGCACTCCGTCACCTCGGCGAGCAACGCGGCCATGCTGGCCACCCCGGCGGGCCGGGCCATGACCGTGCTGGGCAGACGCCGCCAGATCGAGCACCTGCAGGAGACGGTGGACCGGCACGAGGCGGACATCGATGCGGGACGGCTCGGTGAGCAGTGGTACGAGCCGTCCGGGATCGACGACCTCATGCCGCGGCTCACCCCGGAGTCCCTCCAGGAGCTCCGCGACACGATCGGCGCCAAGCTCACGGAGCTGACCGCGCGCGACGAGCACGACCCCCGGGCCGAGCAGGTCGTGCTGCTCACCGCCGGACTCCCGCTGGCCTCCGACGACCGGGGCGCGCCCGGCACCGACGAGACTCCGGACGGTCAGGGCGCGTCGGGCGGTGACGGGGCTCCGGACGGTCAGGGCGCGTCGGGCGGTGAGGGCGAGTCCGCCGGCGGCGAGACCCTCGGCACCGGGGACGCCCCGTGA
- a CDS encoding ABC transporter substrate-binding protein has translation MTEGSTWSFEDDRGRLVEADRLPSRVLAYVQAGATLWDYGIRPEGIFGSGHDGAEPDRAKTGTLPLDAVDYRGAGDDLDVDTLLRGEPDLVVAVSYGHGQLYGLDPDTAKHLEERVPVVVVDVGQARTLDRVTDRFAELAESLGGAPAPGAADDLHAARERLRAAAGGGGPRVVALSPASQEQAYAARPHMWPELRVLAELGVALVSPPEGAGVNWATVDWAEAAALEPGIVLADVRSNAVPLDEVAAPAWERAGRRAGTVPWNPEPLCSPQAHARFLGLVAEALEGAANG, from the coding sequence ATGACCGAGGGCAGCACATGGAGTTTCGAGGACGACCGGGGCCGGCTGGTGGAGGCGGACCGCCTGCCGTCCCGGGTGCTCGCGTACGTCCAGGCGGGAGCGACGCTGTGGGACTACGGGATACGCCCGGAGGGGATCTTCGGCTCCGGGCACGACGGGGCGGAGCCCGACCGCGCCAAGACGGGCACGCTCCCGCTGGACGCCGTGGACTACCGGGGCGCCGGTGACGACCTCGACGTGGACACACTGTTACGCGGAGAGCCCGACCTGGTCGTCGCCGTCAGCTACGGCCACGGCCAGCTCTACGGACTGGACCCGGACACCGCCAAGCACCTGGAGGAGCGGGTTCCGGTCGTCGTGGTCGACGTGGGCCAGGCCCGCACCCTGGACCGGGTCACCGACCGGTTCGCCGAGCTCGCCGAGTCGCTCGGTGGCGCGCCGGCCCCCGGTGCGGCGGACGACCTGCACGCCGCCCGCGAGCGGCTCCGCGCGGCTGCCGGCGGGGGAGGCCCGAGGGTGGTGGCTCTCTCGCCCGCGAGTCAGGAGCAGGCGTACGCGGCTCGGCCGCACATGTGGCCCGAGCTGCGCGTCCTGGCCGAGCTGGGGGTCGCCCTCGTGTCCCCGCCCGAGGGGGCCGGGGTCAACTGGGCCACCGTCGACTGGGCGGAAGCCGCCGCCCTGGAGCCCGGCATCGTCCTGGCGGACGTCCGCTCCAACGCCGTCCCGCTCGACGAGGTCGCGGCGCCCGCCTGGGAGCGCGCGGGGAGGCGGGCGGGGACCGTGCCGTGGAACCCGGAACCCCTGTGCAGCCCCCAGGCTCACGCACGGTTCCTCGGGCTCGTGGCGGAGGCGCTGGAGGGGGCGGCGAACGGCTGA
- a CDS encoding GNAT family N-acetyltransferase → MNRTAYVRPYRPADQEALADICVRTADNGGDSSSLYPDPGLMPALFAEPYAHLEPELTFVLDDGSGRAVGYVLGTADTRGFVDAFRKVWLPRVTDRFPEPEGEPDTLTEAMTALLYRPERMILPELDGYPAHLHIDLLPPWQRKGHGRELMGAFLDALHLRGVRAVHLSMVTANTPARAFYDRLGFQVIDVPDPGPLTYLGRPTAGVGAEGWAGTGWRARERARAAGSEG, encoded by the coding sequence ATGAACCGCACCGCGTACGTCCGCCCCTACCGCCCCGCCGACCAGGAGGCACTCGCGGACATCTGCGTCCGCACGGCCGACAACGGCGGTGACAGCTCGTCCCTGTACCCCGACCCCGGCCTGATGCCCGCGCTCTTCGCCGAGCCCTACGCCCACCTCGAACCGGAGCTGACCTTCGTCCTGGACGACGGCTCCGGCCGCGCGGTCGGCTACGTCCTGGGGACCGCGGACACGCGCGGGTTCGTGGACGCCTTCCGGAAGGTCTGGCTCCCGCGGGTGACGGACCGCTTCCCCGAGCCCGAAGGCGAACCGGACACCCTCACCGAGGCGATGACGGCCCTCCTGTACCGCCCCGAGCGGATGATCCTCCCGGAGCTGGACGGGTACCCCGCGCACCTGCACATCGACCTGCTGCCGCCGTGGCAGCGCAAGGGCCACGGCAGGGAGCTGATGGGCGCCTTCCTGGACGCGCTGCACCTCCGGGGCGTCCGGGCGGTCCACCTGTCCATGGTGACGGCGAACACCCCGGCCAGGGCGTTCTACGACCGGCTCGGGTTCCAGGTGATCGACGTACCCGATCCCGGGCCGCTCACCTATCTGGGGCGTCCCACGGCGGGTGTCGGCGCGGAGGGCTGGGCAGGTACTGGGTGGCGAGCCCGGGAGAGGGCCCGGGCGGCCGGTTCGGAGGGGTGA
- a CDS encoding YihY/virulence factor BrkB family protein: MPSRTDDPVAEPTAPPAGRAARARRWRTALRRTPVSLWNDDLSDWAAALTYYAILALLPALLVTVSVIGLANPGATNALIADITAFAPAESGAALRRPLEAATQERTAVWLLVATGSVSAVWSASSYLAVFRRAMHTMHQVKDTRPPLRQAHIIVASAVGLLVLLMASAFALVLTGPLARWLGRRLGLAQAGETLWAGLKWPVLLVLVVCLIVVLFSTGPRSARGVRQGLPGGVLAAFLWLAASAGFALYATHVGSYSRLYGSLAGLVVFLIWIWFTNLALLTGAQFNVELARTAEGRENEVP; encoded by the coding sequence GTGCCCAGCAGGACCGACGACCCCGTCGCGGAACCGACCGCGCCCCCGGCAGGGCGCGCCGCCCGGGCGAGGCGCTGGCGCACCGCTCTGCGCCGGACCCCCGTGTCGTTGTGGAACGACGACCTCTCGGACTGGGCGGCGGCCCTCACCTACTACGCCATCCTCGCCCTGCTCCCCGCGCTCCTGGTCACGGTCTCCGTCATCGGCCTCGCCAACCCCGGCGCCACCAACGCCCTGATCGCCGACATCACGGCCTTCGCGCCCGCCGAGTCGGGGGCGGCCCTGCGCCGGCCCCTGGAGGCGGCCACCCAGGAGCGCACCGCCGTCTGGCTGCTCGTGGCCACCGGAAGCGTCAGTGCCGTGTGGTCGGCCTCCAGCTATCTCGCGGTCTTCCGCAGGGCGATGCACACGATGCACCAGGTGAAGGACACCAGGCCTCCGCTGCGCCAGGCCCACATCATCGTTGCCTCGGCCGTCGGACTCCTCGTCCTGCTGATGGCCAGCGCCTTCGCCCTCGTGCTCACCGGGCCCCTGGCCCGCTGGCTCGGCCGCCGGCTGGGTCTGGCCCAGGCGGGCGAGACGCTCTGGGCAGGCCTCAAGTGGCCCGTGCTGCTCGTCCTGGTCGTCTGCCTCATCGTGGTCCTCTTCAGCACCGGCCCCCGCTCCGCGCGCGGTGTGCGCCAGGGGCTGCCCGGCGGTGTCCTCGCGGCGTTCCTGTGGCTGGCCGCCTCCGCCGGATTCGCCCTGTACGCGACCCACGTCGGCAGCTACAGCAGGCTGTACGGCTCGCTCGCCGGCCTGGTCGTGTTCCTGATCTGGATCTGGTTCACCAACCTGGCGCTGCTGACCGGCGCCCAGTTCAACGTCGAGCTGGCACGTACGGCCGAAGGCCGGGAGAACGAGGTGCCCTGA
- a CDS encoding cupin — MDDLNALAEEHLAAARAHAHGRSAHLLLRQEPLRQTVIALTRGSALDEHNAPPAASLQVLRGAVRLTAGSGDVDLAAGALHPIPQERHGLVALEDAVVLLTAVND, encoded by the coding sequence ATGGACGATCTCAACGCTCTCGCAGAGGAGCATCTGGCCGCAGCCCGCGCCCATGCGCACGGCCGCAGCGCGCACCTGCTGCTGCGCCAGGAGCCGCTGCGGCAGACGGTGATCGCGCTCACCCGGGGCTCCGCCCTCGACGAGCACAACGCCCCGCCCGCGGCGTCGCTCCAGGTGCTGCGCGGCGCGGTCCGGCTCACGGCGGGATCCGGTGACGTGGACCTCGCCGCGGGCGCGCTGCACCCCATCCCGCAGGAGCGGCACGGCCTGGTGGCCCTGGAGGACGCGGTGGTCCTGCTCACCGCCGTCAACGACTGA
- a CDS encoding glycoside hydrolase family 13 protein: MAAIRPTEATAPWWRDAAIYQVYVRSFADGDGDGTGDLAGVRARLPYLVELGVDALWFTPWYLSPLADGGYDVADYRAIDPAFGHLAEAEKLIAEARELGIRTIIDIVPNHVSDRHSWFRAALAAAPGSPERELFHFREGRGEHGEIPPNDWVSEFGGTPWTRIDDGQWYLHLFASEQPDLNWAHPAVRQEHEDVLRFWFERGVAGVRIDSAALLAKDPALPDFVKDTDPHPYVDRDELHDIYRSWRAVADAYDGIFVGEVWLPDSERFARYLRPDELHTAFNFNFLACPWDAGLLRSAIDDTLAEHAPVGAPATWVLCNHDVTRTVTRYGREATGFDFAAKVFGTPTDLELGTRRARAAALLSLALPGAVYLYQGEELGLPEADIPRDRIQDPMHLRSGGVDPGRDGCRVPLPWSAGEPYAGFGSTAEPWLPQPDSWSSYAADEQAGDPGSMLTLYREALGLRRGEPGFAAAPDETADGRLNWLPSPPGVLAFERNHGLICVVNLSGSPAPLPDHDEILVTSAPLDPSGLLPDDTAAWVRRTR; encoded by the coding sequence GTGGCAGCCATCCGTCCGACCGAGGCCACCGCACCGTGGTGGCGCGACGCCGCCATCTACCAGGTCTACGTACGCAGCTTCGCCGACGGCGACGGAGACGGCACCGGCGACCTCGCAGGAGTACGGGCCAGGCTGCCGTACCTCGTCGAACTGGGCGTCGACGCTCTGTGGTTCACCCCCTGGTACCTCTCCCCGCTGGCCGACGGCGGCTACGACGTGGCCGACTACCGGGCCATCGACCCCGCCTTCGGCCATCTCGCCGAAGCCGAGAAGCTCATCGCCGAGGCGCGCGAGCTGGGCATCCGCACCATCATCGACATCGTCCCCAACCACGTCTCGGACCGGCACAGCTGGTTCCGGGCCGCACTGGCCGCCGCCCCCGGCAGCCCCGAGCGCGAGCTCTTCCACTTCCGCGAGGGGCGCGGCGAGCACGGGGAGATCCCGCCCAACGACTGGGTCTCCGAGTTCGGCGGGACCCCGTGGACCAGGATCGACGACGGCCAGTGGTACCTGCACCTGTTCGCCTCGGAGCAGCCCGACCTCAACTGGGCCCACCCCGCGGTCCGCCAGGAGCACGAGGACGTCCTGCGCTTCTGGTTCGAACGCGGCGTCGCGGGGGTCCGGATCGACTCGGCGGCCCTGCTCGCCAAGGACCCCGCCCTGCCCGACTTCGTCAAGGACACCGACCCCCACCCCTACGTCGACCGGGACGAACTCCACGACATCTACCGCTCGTGGCGTGCCGTGGCCGACGCGTACGACGGCATCTTCGTCGGCGAGGTCTGGCTCCCCGACTCCGAGCGCTTCGCCCGCTACCTGCGGCCCGACGAGCTGCACACCGCCTTCAACTTCAACTTCCTCGCCTGCCCCTGGGACGCCGGGCTGCTGCGCTCCGCGATCGACGACACGCTCGCCGAGCACGCCCCGGTGGGAGCCCCCGCCACCTGGGTGCTGTGCAACCACGACGTGACGCGCACCGTCACCCGCTACGGGCGCGAGGCCACCGGCTTCGACTTCGCCGCCAAGGTCTTCGGCACCCCCACCGACCTGGAGCTCGGCACCCGCCGGGCCCGGGCGGCCGCCCTGCTCTCCCTGGCACTGCCGGGCGCCGTCTACCTCTACCAGGGCGAGGAGCTCGGCCTGCCCGAGGCCGACATCCCGCGCGACCGGATCCAGGACCCGATGCATCTGCGCTCGGGCGGCGTCGACCCCGGGCGTGACGGCTGCCGGGTGCCACTGCCCTGGTCCGCAGGCGAACCGTACGCGGGCTTCGGATCCACGGCCGAGCCCTGGCTGCCGCAGCCCGACTCCTGGTCCTCGTACGCCGCCGACGAGCAGGCCGGCGACCCCGGCTCCATGCTCACCCTGTACCGCGAGGCACTGGGGCTGCGCCGTGGCGAGCCCGGCTTCGCCGCGGCCCCCGACGAGACGGCCGACGGCCGGCTGAACTGGCTGCCGTCACCCCCGGGCGTCCTCGCCTTCGAGCGGAACCACGGCCTGATCTGCGTCGTCAACCTGTCGGGGAGCCCCGCCCCGCTCCCGGACCACGACGAGATCCTGGTGACCAGCGCCCCGCTGGACCCCTCCGGTCTGCTGCCCGACGATACGGCGGCCTGGGTACGCAGGACGCGATAG
- a CDS encoding carbohydrate ABC transporter permease yields the protein MASNTLVSRRGPGAGRARRREADQSRQRTLISPAQLGRPRGKALYWIIFAVVVAAFTLAFLGPLYWMVTGGLKTTQEVVQSPPTAFPSSIHTENYSQAWTVMDLAQLLFNTLYYAFGALAFQLVLDVAAAYSLSKLRPMFGKVILGMMLATLMIPATVLVVPQYLTVLDVPIFERNLLNSPWAIWLPSVTNAFNIFLLKRFFDSIPGELLDAAAIDGASPLRTLRSIILPISRPILGVVSIFAVVGVWKDFLWPMLTLPDPGKQTLNVGIYSLSNGVPQNVLIAALTIASVPTLLIFLLFQRNIMSGLTAGGLKG from the coding sequence ATGGCATCGAACACGCTTGTCTCCCGGCGCGGACCCGGCGCGGGCAGGGCCCGCCGCCGGGAGGCCGACCAGAGCCGCCAGCGGACCCTGATCTCACCGGCCCAGCTCGGCCGGCCCCGGGGCAAGGCCCTCTACTGGATCATCTTCGCCGTGGTGGTGGCGGCCTTCACGCTCGCCTTCCTCGGCCCCCTGTACTGGATGGTCACCGGCGGTCTCAAGACCACCCAGGAAGTGGTGCAGAGCCCGCCCACCGCCTTCCCCTCCTCGATCCACACCGAGAACTACTCCCAGGCGTGGACCGTGATGGACCTGGCCCAACTGCTCTTCAACACGCTGTACTACGCGTTCGGGGCGCTCGCCTTCCAGCTCGTCCTCGACGTGGCCGCCGCCTACTCGCTGTCCAAGCTGCGCCCCATGTTCGGCAAGGTCATCCTCGGCATGATGCTCGCCACGCTGATGATCCCGGCGACCGTGCTCGTGGTCCCGCAGTACCTCACGGTCCTCGACGTGCCGATCTTCGAACGCAACCTGCTCAACTCGCCCTGGGCGATCTGGCTGCCGTCGGTCACCAACGCCTTCAACATCTTCCTGCTGAAGCGTTTCTTCGACTCCATCCCGGGCGAACTGCTCGACGCCGCGGCCATCGACGGCGCCTCACCCCTGCGCACCCTGCGCTCGATCATCCTGCCGATCTCCCGGCCGATCCTCGGTGTCGTCTCCATCTTCGCGGTCGTCGGAGTCTGGAAGGACTTCCTCTGGCCCATGCTCACCCTGCCCGACCCGGGGAAGCAGACCCTCAACGTCGGTATCTACTCGCTCTCCAACGGGGTGCCGCAGAACGTCCTCATCGCGGCGCTCACCATCGCGTCCGTCCCGACGCTGCTCATCTTCCTGCTCTTCCAGCGCAACATCATGAGCGGTCTCACCGCGGGCGGCCTGAAGGGCTGA